In one window of Flavobacterium ginsengisoli DNA:
- a CDS encoding SusC/RagA family TonB-linked outer membrane protein — translation MQAHEKQEINSVEKWNTTNVDWTWQNTITYSKKFAEKHNASLMIGNTMEEYNGNNLWGYGEGVPNNSDSMRELNAATKNKDSKGNSWSSSLMSYISRFSYNYDGKYYFTGTFRRDGSSKFMTNNKWANFPSASVSWRILNEGFMESAKDVVSDLRLRAGWGKVGNQGLPDAVYQSNIGQNYYTIGGEVVDTSYPSSMANKDIKWETVEDMSFGLDFGFWKNKVSGSLEYYQKETHDMLFLKQFPTYSGFPGYSTMWTNVGSMRSSGIDLLLSYKDKKGDFSYGVDLTFTTVNVEMLTLSADGEKLYGSGNRTLTVKGDVPGYFYGYVADGLFQNQTELNSHTDQHGTKLQPYAQVGDVRFKDVNGDGKIDEKDRTKIGSPWADYNVGLNLNFGYKNFDLVANFYSSIGNEIVNQNISDLYNGASLTNKVSGLEQMAWHGEGTSNYIPRLSKDDNNENFTKFSSLYVEDGSFVRMKNLQLGYSFYNKFGLDKLRISLSGQNLWTWTKYTGVDPEVAGGDPDKGDRVKGSGFGGWNYPVQPTILMGLNVAF, via the coding sequence ATGCAAGCACACGAAAAGCAAGAAATCAATAGTGTTGAAAAATGGAATACTACAAATGTTGATTGGACTTGGCAAAATACCATTACCTATTCTAAAAAATTTGCAGAAAAACACAACGCTTCTTTGATGATTGGTAACACAATGGAAGAATACAATGGAAATAATCTTTGGGGTTACGGTGAAGGTGTTCCAAACAATTCAGATTCAATGAGAGAGCTAAATGCGGCTACTAAAAACAAAGACAGTAAAGGTAACAGCTGGTCTAGTTCGTTGATGTCTTATATTTCTCGTTTTTCTTATAACTACGATGGTAAATACTATTTCACAGGAACATTTAGACGTGATGGTTCTTCTAAATTCATGACCAATAACAAATGGGCAAATTTCCCTTCGGCATCGGTTTCTTGGAGAATTTTAAACGAAGGTTTTATGGAATCTGCAAAAGATGTGGTTAGTGATCTTAGATTAAGAGCTGGATGGGGTAAAGTAGGTAATCAAGGTTTGCCAGATGCGGTTTACCAATCTAATATCGGACAAAATTATTATACAATTGGTGGCGAAGTAGTAGATACTTCTTATCCGTCTTCAATGGCAAACAAAGACATTAAATGGGAAACGGTAGAAGATATGAGTTTCGGACTTGATTTCGGATTTTGGAAAAATAAAGTTTCAGGTTCATTGGAATATTATCAAAAAGAAACCCACGATATGTTGTTCTTAAAACAGTTTCCAACTTACAGCGGATTTCCAGGATATTCAACTATGTGGACAAATGTTGGTTCTATGAGATCAAGCGGTATCGATTTATTGCTTTCTTATAAAGATAAAAAAGGCGATTTCTCGTATGGTGTAGACTTGACTTTTACAACCGTAAATGTTGAAATGCTGACGCTTTCTGCTGATGGCGAGAAACTATACGGATCTGGAAACAGAACTTTGACTGTAAAAGGCGATGTGCCAGGATATTTCTACGGATATGTTGCCGATGGATTATTCCAAAACCAAACAGAATTAAACTCGCATACAGATCAACACGGAACCAAATTACAGCCGTATGCACAAGTAGGAGATGTTCGTTTTAAAGATGTAAACGGTGATGGAAAAATTGATGAAAAAGACAGAACAAAAATTGGTTCTCCTTGGGCAGATTACAATGTAGGTCTGAATTTAAACTTTGGTTATAAAAACTTTGATTTAGTTGCTAATTTCTATTCTAGCATTGGAAACGAAATTGTAAACCAAAACATTTCAGATTTATATAATGGAGCAAGTCTAACAAACAAAGTTAGCGGATTAGAGCAAATGGCTTGGCATGGTGAAGGAACTTCAAATTACATTCCGCGTTTATCAAAAGATGATAACAACGAAAACTTTACCAAATTCTCTTCTCTTTATGTTGAAGACGGTTCTTTCGTTCGTATGAAAAATTTACAGTTAGGATATTCTTTCTACAACAAATTTGGTTTAGATAAATTAAGAATTTCATTGTCTGGACAGAATTTATGGACATGGACAAAATACACAGGAGTTGATCCTGAAGTAGCCGGAGGAGATCCTGATAAAGGAGACAGAGTAAAAGGATCAGGTTTTGGAGGATGGAACTATCCAGTACAGCCAACAATCTTGATGGGGCTTAATGTTGCATTTTAA
- a CDS encoding RagB/SusD family nutrient uptake outer membrane protein: MKKIIVSIIAFSLFSASCSDFIEKEQRGTQTLENYFQTVQECENYTNELTKRLLLPNDWWTLVAPRVTNEMSTDDAWMGNTGQDSGAHRPASQYLITPDNMGDMNSIYTAHYYTIQSANIGLERMASSPLTDAQKNQYMGESLFVRAYCYYELVNLFGGVPLYTKSLGTGDLTLERSSAADVYAQIETDLKDSATEIRKRSCK; encoded by the coding sequence ATGAAAAAAATTATAGTATCAATCATAGCTTTCTCTTTGTTTTCAGCTTCTTGCAGTGATTTCATCGAAAAAGAGCAAAGAGGAACCCAGACTTTAGAGAACTATTTTCAAACAGTACAAGAGTGTGAAAATTATACCAACGAATTAACAAAAAGGTTATTGCTTCCTAACGACTGGTGGACATTAGTAGCACCAAGAGTAACGAACGAGATGTCAACCGATGACGCTTGGATGGGAAATACCGGACAGGACAGTGGTGCGCACAGACCTGCTTCACAGTATCTAATTACTCCCGATAATATGGGAGATATGAACAGTATCTACACAGCACATTATTACACCATTCAATCGGCAAATATTGGTTTAGAGAGAATGGCTTCATCGCCACTTACAGATGCGCAGAAAAACCAATATATGGGAGAATCCTTATTCGTACGTGCTTATTGCTACTACGAATTGGTAAATCTTTTTGGAGGAGTTCCCTTGTATACAAAATCTTTAGGAACAGGAGATTTAACTTTAGAGAGAAGCTCTGCGGCAGACGTATATGCGCAAATTGAAACAGATCTTAAAGATTCGGCAACAGAAATTAGAAAGCGCTCCTGTAAATAA
- a CDS encoding RagB/SusD family nutrient uptake outer membrane protein, with the protein MKQILKIRQQKLESAPVNKDGRINKWAAYALLARVSLFQEKWAEAKTYSNKVITEGPFALEADFLNIWNVNNHNGIESILEAQSSSVQNRDLGSALPTLAGARGEDKKNFPSNDAADVLDGWGWCMPTSDLENAYLSENDVIRRRSTITKWGEVAYGDEVLNPTHKFSLNDNKSGRICRKYYIPIATRRSLDKKDGHLPLNIPLIRLAEMYLTRAEANYHLGGDALTDINVIRARVKLDPKTGISGPTLLKQIYKERRLELAFEGLRLFDIRREKDPTTGRPVIESLMGPNGTFVKYNLSSTDPYETTNLREPQDKGINFDPSKHLLWPIPQLEIDLSGNLIKQNPGY; encoded by the coding sequence TTGAAACAGATCTTAAAGATTCGGCAACAGAAATTAGAAAGCGCTCCTGTAAATAAAGATGGTAGAATAAACAAATGGGCAGCTTATGCTTTATTAGCTCGTGTTTCATTGTTTCAAGAAAAATGGGCTGAAGCTAAAACATATTCAAACAAAGTAATCACTGAAGGACCTTTTGCGCTTGAGGCTGATTTCTTAAATATCTGGAATGTAAACAACCATAACGGAATTGAATCGATTTTAGAAGCACAATCTTCATCAGTTCAAAATAGAGATTTAGGTTCTGCATTACCAACTTTAGCGGGAGCAAGAGGAGAAGACAAAAAGAATTTTCCAAGTAATGATGCCGCTGATGTTTTAGACGGATGGGGATGGTGTATGCCAACGAGCGATTTAGAAAATGCTTATCTTTCTGAAAATGACGTAATTCGTCGCAGAAGTACCATTACAAAATGGGGAGAAGTCGCTTACGGAGATGAGGTTTTAAATCCAACTCATAAATTCAGTTTAAACGATAACAAATCAGGACGTATTTGCCGTAAATATTACATTCCAATTGCAACACGTCGTTCATTAGATAAAAAAGACGGTCACTTGCCATTAAATATTCCGTTGATTCGTTTAGCAGAAATGTATTTGACAAGAGCAGAAGCAAATTATCACTTAGGAGGAGATGCTTTAACAGATATCAATGTAATTAGAGCTCGTGTAAAATTAGATCCAAAAACAGGAATTTCTGGACCAACTTTATTGAAACAAATCTACAAAGAGCGTCGTTTAGAATTGGCTTTTGAAGGGCTTCGTTTATTTGATATCCGTCGCGAAAAAGATCCAACAACAGGAAGACCAGTTATCGAATCTTTAATGGGACCAAACGGAACCTTTGTAAAGTATAATTTGAGTTCTACTGACCCTTATGAAACAACCAATTTGAGAGAACCGCAAGACAAAGGAATCAACTTTGACCCTTCTAAGCACTTATTATGGCCAATTCCACAATTAGAAATTGACTTAAGCGGTAATTTAATCAAACAAAATCCTGGTTATTAA
- a CDS encoding glycoside hydrolase encodes MSIFKGNKVSLLCAGLLSASSLFMSRDSDKSDSSSSESGTAALNISLDMNLQTMESFGASDAWQCNFIGKNWPTDKKNKIADLLFSQGVDADGNPKGIGLSLWRFNLGAGSAEQGEASDITDEWRRSECFTTDGVSYNMTKQAGQVWFMKAARERGVDKLLAFANSAPVYLTQNGKAHATIKEFYNLKDGKMPDLADFWTTSLDKLKTEHGLTIDYVSPFNEPQYEWDGSGQEGSPSTNANIYSFVNILSPKLQAKGLEAKIVVGEAGAYEPLYKTVSGKESRSNQIDYFFATNSTKNIGSLSNVKKTISGHSYWQAWPLSEMISSRQAAAAKIQSVGGVSLWSSEYCVLESPGTAELPGGAGSGRDLGMSLALWTARIISTDIAVGGVTSWQWWTAISRGDYKDGLIHVDDGASNGAGNADYCKNDGYIRDSKTLWALGNFSFFVKPGMVRVQIPSIDNSTALNDVMLTAYKDATNKKLVIVAVNISKSAKAYKLNLAGGTVTDNKLTPYITSETMSLKKGTAVDISGLEIPARSVVTYVGTYK; translated from the coding sequence ATGAGCATCTTTAAAGGAAATAAAGTAAGTCTGCTGTGTGCAGGCTTGCTTTCTGCAAGTTCGCTTTTTATGAGTCGCGATTCTGATAAATCTGATAGCTCGAGTTCAGAAAGTGGCACAGCAGCATTGAATATTAGTTTAGATATGAATCTTCAAACAATGGAAAGTTTTGGAGCTTCGGATGCTTGGCAATGTAATTTCATTGGAAAAAATTGGCCTACTGATAAAAAGAATAAAATAGCAGATTTATTATTCAGTCAAGGTGTAGATGCAGACGGAAATCCAAAAGGAATCGGTTTATCATTATGGCGTTTCAATCTTGGAGCAGGAAGTGCAGAACAAGGCGAAGCAAGTGATATTACCGACGAATGGAGAAGATCGGAATGTTTTACTACAGATGGAGTTTCGTATAATATGACAAAACAAGCGGGTCAGGTTTGGTTTATGAAAGCCGCAAGAGAACGTGGCGTAGATAAACTTTTAGCTTTTGCCAACAGTGCTCCAGTTTATTTAACTCAAAATGGAAAAGCACATGCTACAATCAAAGAATTTTACAATTTAAAAGATGGCAAAATGCCCGATTTGGCCGATTTTTGGACAACATCTTTAGATAAGCTAAAAACAGAACACGGCTTAACAATCGACTACGTGAGTCCGTTTAATGAACCGCAATACGAATGGGATGGAAGCGGGCAGGAAGGTTCTCCGTCGACAAATGCCAATATTTACAGTTTTGTCAATATCCTTTCTCCAAAATTACAAGCGAAAGGACTAGAAGCCAAGATTGTAGTTGGAGAAGCAGGAGCTTACGAACCATTATACAAGACTGTTTCAGGAAAAGAAAGCAGATCCAATCAGATTGATTACTTTTTTGCAACCAATTCTACTAAAAACATCGGCAGTTTAAGCAATGTAAAAAAGACAATTTCTGGACACAGTTATTGGCAGGCATGGCCATTAAGTGAAATGATTTCATCAAGACAAGCTGCCGCTGCGAAAATTCAGTCTGTTGGTGGAGTTAGTCTTTGGTCATCTGAATATTGCGTTTTAGAAAGTCCGGGAACTGCAGAACTTCCAGGCGGTGCTGGTTCAGGAAGAGATTTAGGAATGTCATTGGCACTTTGGACAGCTCGTATTATTAGTACCGATATTGCCGTTGGAGGTGTAACGTCTTGGCAATGGTGGACAGCAATTAGTCGTGGCGATTACAAAGATGGTTTAATTCATGTTGATGATGGAGCAAGCAATGGAGCAGGAAATGCAGATTACTGTAAAAATGACGGTTACATCAGAGATTCAAAAACACTTTGGGCTTTAGGAAACTTTTCTTTTTTCGTAAAACCAGGAATGGTGAGAGTTCAGATTCCAAGCATCGATAATTCGACAGCATTAAATGATGTAATGCTTACAGCTTATAAAGATGCTACAAATAAAAAATTGGTAATTGTTGCGGTAAACATAAGTAAATCAGCAAAAGCTTATAAATTGAATCTTGCAGGCGGAACAGTAACAGACAACAAATTAACCCCTTATATTACTTCTGAAACAATGAGCTTGAAAAAAGGAACAGCGGTTGATATTTCTGGCCTTGAAATTCCAGCCAGATCAGTAGTAACTTATGTTGGAACATATAAATAA